One segment of Anser cygnoides isolate HZ-2024a breed goose chromosome 5, Taihu_goose_T2T_genome, whole genome shotgun sequence DNA contains the following:
- the CCDC198 gene encoding factor associated with metabolism and energy, translating into MGLSSSKAHPKVTRVAPMLSSEDLPARPIPHPAVLGGPILRLPAVGEWGTLAFHGQLPPLRNTSYGRASTGPLSFDTVPADEGSSIIKLHPPRRPQRLEPAGPPRGIAPAKPWSQHDTDAAPKAKALEKSGQSLRALPGRRQHLHKLQMLELTRRRREAELKRNLHREAKINKQKIKEFSPKKVLDTRQRGDSTGSRDLVPAEHNQHFNGDPGNRGDGGLSGQHDGNSKVGLWLCREPRTRDLLWDTSSTDSGGCKGEERKLHRKPALVRTRTERVSLFDEFFDTDF; encoded by the exons ATGGGCCTGAGCTCTTCCAAGGCGCACCCCAAGGTGACCAGGGTGGCACCGATGCTCTCCAGCGAGGACCTGCCCGCTCGCCCCATCCCACACCccgcggtgctgggggggcccaTCCTGCGCCTGCCGGCCGTGGGGGAGTGGGGAACCCTCGCATTTCATGGGCAGCTCCCCCCTCTCCGCAACACCTCCTACGGGAGGGCCTCCACAG GGCCCCTTTCCTTCGACACCGTGCCAGCAGatgaaggcagcagcatcaTCAAACTGCACCCGCCTCGGCGACCACAA AGGCTTGAACCCGCCGGCCCTCCACGGGGGATTGCTCCTGCAAAGCCCTGGAGCCAGCACGACACGGATGCAGCCCCAAAAGCCAAG GCTCTGGAGAAGAGCGGGCAGAGCCTGAGAGCCCTCCCTGGCAGGCGGCAGCACTTGCACAAGCTGCAGATGCTGGAGCTGACCCGCCGGCGCCGAGAG GCAGAGCTGAAGCGCAATCTCCACAGGGAGGCAAAAAtcaataaacaaaaaatcaagGAATTCAGCCCGAAGAAAGTCCTTGACACTCGCCAGAGAGGTGACAGCACCGGCAGCCGAGACCTTGTCCCCGCTGAGCACAATCAGCATTTTAATGGAGACCCTG GAAACAGAGGGGATGGAGGACTCTCAGGGCAGCACGACGGCAACAGCAAGGTCGGGCTgtggctctgcagggagccGCGCACCAGGGACCTGCTCTGGGACACCTCCAGCACCGACTCGGGGGGCTGCaagggggaagagaggaaactTCACCGCAAACCCGCGCTGGTGAGGACCAGGACGGAGAGGGTTTCTCTCTTCGACGAGTTCTTCGATACAGATTTCTAG
- the SLC35F4 gene encoding solute carrier family 35 member F4 isoform X10 yields the protein MAITGIVMMAYADGFQGDSIIGVAYAVGSASTSALYKVLFKMFLGSANFGEAAHFVSTLGFFNLIFISVTPIILYFTKVEYWSPFSAVPWGYLCGVAGLWLAFNILVNVGVVLTYPILISIGTVLSVPGNAAVDLLKHKMIFSVVRLGATIIICIGFLLMLLPEEWDEITLRFINSLKEKKSEDHADDITDSSVHTRSRSRANGTVSIPLA from the exons ATGGCAATCACAGGAATCGTAATGATGGCATATGCAGATGGTTTCCAGGGTGATTCAATTATCGGGGTAGCATATGCTGTTGGATCAGCCTCTACATCTGCATTATATAAG GTTTTGTTCAAGATGTTTCTTGGCAGTGCAAACTTCGGGGAGGCTGCTCATTTTGTCTCCACCTTGGGCTTcttcaatttaattttcatctcGGTTACCCCCATCATACTGTACTTTACCAAAGTGGAGTACTGGTCGCCGTTCTCTGCTGTGCCATGGGGTTACCTGTGCGGAGTGGCTGGCCTCTGGTTAG cattcAACATTCTGGTTAATGTTGGCGTCGTGCTTACATACCCCATCCTGATCTCTATCGGCACGGTGCTCAGCGTCCCTGGCAATGCAG CTGTAGATCTCCTGAAGCACAAAATGATCTTCAGTGTGGTGAGGCTGGGAGCCACCATCATCATTTGCATTGGGTTTCTGCTGATGCTGCTCCCCGAGGAGTGGGATGAAATCACCCTGAGGTTCATCAACAGcttaaaggagaagaagagcGAGGATCACGCCGACGACATCACAGACTCCAGCGTACACACGAGAAGCAGAAGTAGAGCTAACGGGACAGTGTCTATACCACTAGCTTAG
- the SLC35F4 gene encoding solute carrier family 35 member F4 isoform X9: MGARIVAAIMAITGIVMMAYADGFQGDSIIGVAYAVGSASTSALYKVLFKMFLGSANFGEAAHFVSTLGFFNLIFISVTPIILYFTKVEYWSPFSAVPWGYLCGVAGLWLAFNILVNVGVVLTYPILISIGTVLSVPGNAAVDLLKHKMIFSVVRLGATIIICIGFLLMLLPEEWDEITLRFINSLKEKKSEDHADDITDSSVHTRSRSRANGTVSIPLA; this comes from the exons ATAGTGGCAGCAATAATGGCAATCACAGGAATCGTAATGATGGCATATGCAGATGGTTTCCAGGGTGATTCAATTATCGGGGTAGCATATGCTGTTGGATCAGCCTCTACATCTGCATTATATAAG GTTTTGTTCAAGATGTTTCTTGGCAGTGCAAACTTCGGGGAGGCTGCTCATTTTGTCTCCACCTTGGGCTTcttcaatttaattttcatctcGGTTACCCCCATCATACTGTACTTTACCAAAGTGGAGTACTGGTCGCCGTTCTCTGCTGTGCCATGGGGTTACCTGTGCGGAGTGGCTGGCCTCTGGTTAG cattcAACATTCTGGTTAATGTTGGCGTCGTGCTTACATACCCCATCCTGATCTCTATCGGCACGGTGCTCAGCGTCCCTGGCAATGCAG CTGTAGATCTCCTGAAGCACAAAATGATCTTCAGTGTGGTGAGGCTGGGAGCCACCATCATCATTTGCATTGGGTTTCTGCTGATGCTGCTCCCCGAGGAGTGGGATGAAATCACCCTGAGGTTCATCAACAGcttaaaggagaagaagagcGAGGATCACGCCGACGACATCACAGACTCCAGCGTACACACGAGAAGCAGAAGTAGAGCTAACGGGACAGTGTCTATACCACTAGCTTAG